One Granulicella sp. 5B5 DNA window includes the following coding sequences:
- a CDS encoding sensor histidine kinase, giving the protein MPDPLASPPKHRHIAWLWFAYTGFIVIDPCFEPSIFLWTVTLLAIVIFAFIFAAYKRCDEDESSPRRYWLIVATFILGLVVFPFNGGASTFFIYTAAFLPFVIASTRRVLLLFVAEFLVIIAETLLLHRTISIPHTHATFGANWPNTFIAIFLILIIGGANIFFAEQKRFNLAQLQAERDLRAAQEENNALAAVAERERIARDLHDVLGHTLSVIVLKAELAGRLVASDPARATAEIADVERTARTALSEVREAIGGYRTRGLAAEIEAARRTLDLAGVTLTVDAENQPAANLTPQEETVLALALREAVTNIVRHARATTCTLRFVTEDRERRLVVEDNGSSPTPPREGNGLRGMRQRIESIGGRLQLQHGCADKEHGTRLLITLPQPGAAL; this is encoded by the coding sequence ATGCCGGACCCGCTCGCCAGCCCGCCCAAGCATCGCCACATTGCATGGCTCTGGTTTGCCTACACCGGGTTCATCGTCATCGACCCGTGCTTCGAGCCCAGCATCTTCCTCTGGACCGTCACGCTGCTCGCCATCGTCATCTTCGCGTTCATCTTCGCCGCGTACAAACGGTGCGATGAAGACGAGAGCTCGCCGCGTCGCTACTGGCTTATCGTCGCCACCTTCATCCTTGGGCTCGTGGTCTTTCCGTTCAACGGCGGCGCCTCTACCTTCTTCATTTACACCGCGGCGTTCCTCCCCTTTGTTATCGCCTCCACGCGCAGGGTCCTGCTTCTCTTCGTCGCCGAGTTCCTCGTTATCATCGCCGAAACCTTGCTGCTCCACCGGACCATTTCCATTCCGCACACGCATGCAACCTTCGGCGCGAACTGGCCGAACACGTTTATCGCGATCTTCCTGATCCTTATCATCGGCGGGGCGAACATCTTCTTCGCCGAGCAGAAGCGCTTCAATCTCGCCCAACTGCAAGCAGAGCGCGACCTGCGCGCGGCGCAGGAGGAGAACAATGCACTGGCTGCGGTCGCCGAACGCGAGCGCATCGCACGCGACCTGCATGATGTGCTGGGGCATACGCTCTCAGTGATCGTGCTGAAGGCCGAGCTTGCCGGACGGTTGGTCGCTAGCGATCCCGCACGTGCGACTGCGGAGATCGCCGATGTAGAACGCACGGCACGCACAGCCCTCTCCGAAGTGCGCGAGGCCATAGGCGGCTACCGCACGCGCGGGCTTGCCGCGGAGATTGAAGCCGCGCGGCGCACGCTCGATCTCGCCGGCGTGACGCTGACCGTCGACGCCGAGAACCAGCCCGCCGCCAACCTGACGCCGCAGGAGGAGACGGTGCTCGCACTGGCGCTGCGCGAGGCCGTGACGAACATTGTGCGACACGCGCGTGCCACCACCTGCACGCTGCGCTTCGTGACGGAAGACCGGGAGCGGCGGCTTGTGGTGGAAGACAACGGCTCCTCGCCTACGCCGCCGCGCGAGGGCAACGGACTGCGCGGCATGCGGCAGCGCATCGAATCGATTGGCGGCCGGTTGCAACTGCAGCATGGCTGCGCCGACAAAGAACACGGAACGCGCCTGCTGATTACGCTGCCGCAGCCCGGAGCCGCCCTATGA
- a CDS encoding response regulator transcription factor, which yields MSAKIRVLLAEDQTMLRGALAALLSLEPDINVVAQAANGNEALKLVQQHAPDVLVTDIEMPERTGLELATALREAENKARVIILTTFARPGYLRRALDSGARGYLLKERPATELAEAIRKVHSGLRAIDPALAAEAWSADPDPLSDRERQILQRAGDGRTSAEIAAELRLSEGTVRNYLSEAIAKLGAANRTDAARIARARGWL from the coding sequence ATGAGCGCGAAGATCCGCGTGCTGCTCGCGGAAGACCAGACCATGCTGCGCGGCGCGCTGGCGGCGCTGCTGTCGCTGGAGCCGGACATCAACGTCGTCGCGCAGGCCGCCAACGGCAACGAGGCGTTGAAGCTGGTTCAGCAGCACGCGCCCGATGTGCTGGTGACCGACATCGAGATGCCCGAGCGCACAGGGCTGGAACTGGCGACCGCTCTGCGCGAGGCAGAGAACAAGGCGCGGGTAATCATCCTGACCACCTTTGCGCGGCCCGGTTATCTGCGGCGTGCGCTCGACTCCGGCGCACGCGGCTACCTGCTGAAGGAGCGGCCCGCGACGGAACTCGCCGAGGCCATTCGCAAGGTGCACAGCGGCCTGCGCGCCATTGATCCTGCGCTGGCCGCCGAGGCGTGGTCCGCCGATCCCGACCCGCTCTCCGACCGCGAACGGCAGATTCTGCAGCGTGCAGGCGATGGCCGCACCTCAGCAGAGATCGCCGCGGAGCTGCGGCTCTCCGAAGGCACCGTGCGCAATTATCTCTCCGAGGCCATTGCGAAGCTGGGCGCCGCTAACCGCACGGACGCCGCCCGCATCGCCCGCGCGCGGGGCTGGCTGTGA
- the lipA gene encoding lipoyl synthase, whose product MAPLLQSADLVQIDLTPRKPVAKPEWLKARAPMGETFHNLKKLARDLNLHTVCESAHCPNIGECWNHKTATFMMLGNLCTRRCGFCAVPKGKPEPIDHEEPSRVAYAVASLGLKHAVITSVNRDDDNLGAAQAFVNVIAEIRRQSPGTQVEVLTPDFQGVAEARRLVVAARPKILNHNIETVPRLYRVAKSGGRYERSLEFLAEAKRESSEHELGPIVTKTGIIVGMGEEMHELLGVFRDLADRKVDILTVGQYLRPSRDHLPMSRFYTPDEFAFLKHEALQMGFRHVESGPLVRSSYHAHEQAQSTGLA is encoded by the coding sequence ATGGCACCGCTCCTCCAGTCCGCCGATCTAGTCCAGATCGACCTTACCCCGCGCAAGCCCGTCGCCAAGCCCGAGTGGCTGAAGGCGCGCGCGCCCATGGGCGAGACGTTCCACAACCTGAAGAAGCTGGCCCGCGACCTGAACCTGCATACCGTGTGCGAGAGCGCACACTGCCCCAACATCGGCGAGTGCTGGAACCACAAGACGGCGACATTCATGATGCTCGGCAACCTGTGCACGCGGCGCTGCGGCTTCTGCGCGGTGCCCAAGGGCAAGCCGGAGCCGATCGACCATGAAGAGCCTTCGCGGGTTGCGTATGCCGTTGCTTCGCTCGGGTTGAAACATGCCGTCATCACCAGCGTGAACCGCGATGATGACAACCTCGGCGCGGCGCAGGCGTTTGTGAATGTGATTGCCGAGATCCGGCGCCAGTCTCCTGGCACGCAGGTGGAAGTGCTGACGCCTGATTTTCAAGGCGTGGCTGAAGCGCGCCGGCTGGTCGTCGCAGCGCGGCCTAAGATTCTGAACCACAACATCGAGACCGTGCCGCGGCTCTATCGCGTTGCTAAATCCGGCGGCCGCTATGAGCGCTCGCTCGAGTTTCTGGCCGAGGCCAAGCGTGAGTCGTCGGAACATGAACTGGGGCCGATTGTGACGAAAACCGGCATCATCGTTGGCATGGGCGAGGAGATGCACGAACTGCTCGGCGTCTTCCGCGATCTCGCTGACCGCAAGGTCGATATCCTCACCGTCGGCCAGTACCTGCGCCCCTCGCGCGACCACCTGCCGATGTCGCGCTTCTACACGCCCGACGAGTTTGCGTTCCTGAAGCACGAGGCGTTGCAGATGGGCTTCCGCCACGTAGAAAGCGGCCCGCTGGTGCGCAGCAGCTACCACGCGCATGAGCAGGCGCAATCGACCGGCCTCGCTTAA
- a CDS encoding PfkB family carbohydrate kinase → MPLIAKVDLVGVGLNATDTLIPLAEFPARGSKLEYTQESVMPGGQVASAMVACQTWGLSTRYVGKLGDDDAARLHERAFAQAGVEMRLIHVPGAASPRSLILVDKQGERTVLCRKDDRLILQPQELQREWVAKARALLVDGHDTAAATQAAQWAREAGIPVVADLDEPYEGVEALLERIDCLIVSRDFPCRIMQEPDLHEALKKMQARYGCSLTAATLGENGVLAWDGSRFHYSAAYQVQVVDTTGAGDIFHAGFLYGLLQGWPLQQQLDFACAAAAMNCTGEGARGGIGPVEKIGTMMATTPRYPRPASLPVVDEVLA, encoded by the coding sequence ATGCCGTTGATTGCCAAGGTTGACCTGGTGGGTGTTGGGCTGAACGCCACCGATACGCTGATCCCGCTGGCGGAGTTCCCCGCGCGCGGCTCAAAGCTGGAGTACACGCAGGAGTCCGTGATGCCGGGCGGTCAGGTGGCCTCGGCGATGGTGGCGTGCCAGACGTGGGGCCTGAGCACGCGCTACGTCGGCAAGCTTGGCGATGACGACGCGGCGCGGCTGCATGAACGCGCCTTCGCGCAAGCCGGTGTCGAGATGCGGCTCATTCATGTGCCCGGCGCGGCCAGCCCGCGCTCGCTGATCCTTGTCGACAAGCAGGGCGAGCGCACCGTGCTCTGTCGCAAGGACGACCGCCTCATCCTGCAGCCACAGGAACTGCAGCGCGAGTGGGTCGCCAAGGCGCGTGCACTGCTCGTCGATGGGCACGACACAGCAGCAGCAACGCAGGCGGCGCAGTGGGCGCGCGAGGCAGGCATCCCCGTCGTTGCCGACCTCGATGAGCCGTATGAAGGTGTTGAAGCGCTGCTCGAACGCATCGACTGCCTTATCGTCAGCCGTGACTTCCCTTGCCGCATAATGCAGGAGCCGGACCTGCACGAGGCGCTCAAAAAGATGCAGGCGCGTTATGGCTGCTCGCTCACCGCGGCAACACTGGGTGAGAACGGCGTGCTCGCGTGGGACGGTAGCCGCTTCCACTACAGCGCCGCGTACCAGGTGCAGGTGGTCGACACGACCGGCGCGGGCGACATTTTCCACGCAGGCTTCTTGTATGGCCTGCTGCAGGGCTGGCCGCTGCAGCAGCAACTCGACTTCGCCTGCGCAGCCGCAGCCATGAACTGCACCGGCGAAGGCGCGCGCGGGGGCATTGGCCCGGTCGAGAAGATTGGGACGATGATGGCCACAACGCCGCGCTATCCACGGCCTGCAAGCTTACCTGTTGTGGATGAGGTGCTCGCTTAA
- a CDS encoding molybdopterin-dependent oxidoreductase — MPEPNANTRSVHAVCTHDCPDSCGVLVTVDELTGRALKVQGDPAHPVTRGFLCGKVARYLDRVYSPDRLLYPMRRKAGVPKGPLPQGRETEAFERISWDEALDTIAARLKAIAGEHGPESILPYSYAGTIGQLGYGSMDRRFFHRLGASQLDRTICASAGGAALTSVYGAKLGTVPQEFAHAGLIIAWGANIHGNNIHLWPFIEEARRNGARLMVIDPYKTRTAALADEHLAIRPGTDGLLALAIMHVLFRDSHADEEYLRDCTRGVEELRAHALREEHSPERAARVTGLAVETIERLARAYGQAGRDGRGPAVIRMNYGVQRSENGGTAARAIAMLPLITGSWKQRGGGMLLSTSGSFPYNSKRLQMPELMQSSPLGRASRVVNMSQLGEALTELQGPPVKALVVYNCNAAAVAPDSAKVLAGLRRDDLFTVVHEQFFTDTTDYADIVLPATTFLEAKDLMGAYGHLQAQISMPAIAPLGEARSNVAMFGALGQHMFPGENAFLDGEDELIAQALDVQHPWLDGVTKERLEREGHVALALPEDELPFSSAKWFGTPSGRGEFTPVPVWIAPRESRNGTDAEIAYPLEFLPRKADNFMNSTFANLPVHQQMERKTAGVLEMHTVDAAARGLKTGDAVSVWNGRGRVTLTARVGESIAAGVVAARLDWQKLSAEGKNVNALTSERLTDIGGGATFYSTMVEVTKLERLAAD, encoded by the coding sequence ATGCCTGAGCCAAACGCCAACACAAGGAGCGTCCATGCGGTCTGCACGCACGACTGCCCGGACTCGTGCGGCGTGCTGGTGACGGTGGACGAGTTGACCGGTCGCGCGTTGAAGGTGCAGGGCGACCCGGCGCATCCGGTCACGCGCGGCTTTCTGTGTGGCAAGGTAGCGCGCTATCTCGACCGCGTCTACTCGCCCGACCGGCTGCTGTACCCCATGCGCCGCAAGGCCGGCGTGCCCAAGGGGCCGCTGCCGCAAGGGCGTGAGACCGAGGCCTTCGAGCGCATCAGCTGGGACGAGGCGCTGGATACCATCGCGGCACGGTTGAAGGCCATTGCAGGTGAGCATGGGCCGGAGAGCATCCTGCCGTACAGCTATGCGGGCACCATCGGGCAGCTCGGCTACGGCTCCATGGACCGCAGGTTTTTTCATCGGCTGGGCGCCTCGCAGCTCGACCGCACCATCTGTGCGAGCGCGGGCGGCGCTGCGCTCACTAGCGTCTACGGCGCCAAGCTTGGCACCGTGCCGCAGGAGTTCGCGCACGCCGGCCTGATCATCGCGTGGGGCGCGAACATCCACGGCAATAACATCCACCTGTGGCCGTTTATTGAAGAGGCCCGCCGCAACGGTGCGCGGCTGATGGTGATTGACCCATACAAGACGCGCACGGCAGCACTGGCAGACGAGCATCTCGCGATTCGCCCCGGCACCGACGGCCTGCTCGCACTGGCGATCATGCATGTGTTGTTTCGCGACTCCCACGCGGATGAGGAGTATCTGCGCGACTGCACTCGCGGCGTCGAAGAGTTGCGCGCGCATGCGCTGCGTGAGGAGCACTCGCCAGAGCGCGCGGCACGGGTTACGGGCCTTGCGGTAGAGACGATTGAGCGGCTTGCGCGGGCCTATGGACAGGCCGGTCGCGACGGCCGTGGCCCTGCGGTCATCCGCATGAACTACGGCGTGCAGCGCAGCGAAAACGGCGGCACTGCCGCGCGCGCCATCGCCATGCTGCCGCTGATTACAGGTAGCTGGAAGCAGCGCGGCGGCGGGATGTTGCTCTCGACCAGCGGCTCGTTCCCCTACAACAGCAAGCGGCTGCAGATGCCGGAGCTGATGCAGAGCAGCCCGCTTGGCCGGGCGTCGCGCGTGGTGAACATGAGCCAGCTGGGCGAGGCGCTGACGGAGTTGCAGGGGCCGCCGGTGAAGGCGCTCGTTGTCTACAACTGCAATGCGGCGGCGGTCGCGCCGGACTCTGCAAAGGTGCTCGCCGGTCTGCGGAGAGACGACCTGTTCACCGTGGTGCACGAGCAGTTCTTTACGGACACTACCGACTACGCGGACATCGTGCTGCCGGCAACGACGTTCCTCGAAGCCAAGGACCTGATGGGCGCCTACGGGCATCTGCAGGCGCAGATCTCCATGCCTGCCATCGCGCCGCTGGGTGAGGCGCGCAGCAACGTCGCGATGTTCGGCGCGCTCGGCCAGCACATGTTTCCGGGCGAAAACGCGTTCCTCGACGGCGAGGACGAGTTGATCGCGCAGGCGCTCGACGTGCAGCACCCGTGGCTCGACGGCGTGACCAAGGAGCGGCTCGAGCGCGAGGGCCACGTTGCGCTGGCGCTGCCTGAAGACGAGCTGCCGTTCAGTTCCGCCAAATGGTTTGGCACGCCAAGCGGCCGCGGCGAATTCACGCCTGTGCCCGTCTGGATTGCGCCGAGAGAGTCGCGCAACGGCACCGACGCCGAAATCGCGTATCCGCTGGAGTTCCTGCCGCGCAAGGCGGACAACTTTATGAACAGCACCTTCGCGAACCTGCCTGTGCATCAGCAGATGGAGCGCAAGACCGCAGGCGTGCTGGAGATGCACACGGTCGATGCAGCCGCGCGCGGGTTGAAGACAGGCGATGCCGTCTCGGTGTGGAACGGGCGCGGGCGCGTGACGCTGACGGCGCGTGTGGGTGAGTCGATTGCAGCAGGCGTGGTGGCCGCGCGGCTGGACTGGCAGAAGCTCTCCGCCGAGGGCAAGAATGTGAACGCACTCACAAGCGAGCGGCTCACGGACATCGGCGGCGGCGCAACCTTCTACTCTACGATGGTCGAGGTGACGAAGCTGGAGCGTCTCGCTGCAGACTGA
- a CDS encoding DUF4440 domain-containing protein: MRPFRFVLAAILCVLPLAAAAQYNGEAATIIGVMNKSAADWNRGDLDTFATSYKDSPDILFIGRSISRGYQQMVATYKRNYATREQMGTLTFTQLEVQPLDVRFATVTGHFHLERTQAGGGNADGYFLLVFEKTLAGWKIVRDDSTSLPPGQQ, translated from the coding sequence ATGCGTCCGTTCCGTTTTGTCCTCGCAGCCATCCTCTGCGTGCTTCCGCTGGCTGCAGCCGCGCAGTACAACGGCGAGGCCGCAACCATCATCGGTGTGATGAACAAGTCCGCGGCAGACTGGAACCGCGGCGACCTCGACACCTTTGCCACCTCCTACAAGGACTCGCCGGACATTTTGTTCATTGGCCGCAGCATCAGCCGCGGCTATCAGCAGATGGTGGCCACCTACAAGCGCAACTACGCCACGCGCGAGCAGATGGGCACGCTGACCTTTACGCAGCTTGAGGTGCAGCCGCTGGACGTGCGCTTTGCCACCGTCACCGGGCACTTTCACCTGGAGCGCACGCAGGCAGGTGGCGGCAACGCCGATGGCTACTTTCTGCTGGTGTTTGAGAAGACCCTGGCCGGCTGGAAGATCGTGCGTGACGACTCGACCTCGCTGCCGCCCGGTCAACAATAG
- a CDS encoding nuclear transport factor 2 family protein, with protein MRRLRPAHFVLLAVACCALPALAQQADQLYTATHEQLEVTKTLLEQQAAWNKGDLAAYVNFYKGAPDTIAVLAAPVHGLQSIYNAYLVNFPNAAAMGSLDESEVNVRELGDNFALATGKYQLTRNKKAGGDAMGTFTDILEKTDRGWRIIYSSTT; from the coding sequence ATGCGTCGCCTTCGTCCCGCGCATTTCGTTCTGCTTGCCGTGGCCTGTTGCGCGTTGCCTGCGCTCGCACAGCAAGCTGACCAGCTGTACACCGCAACCCACGAGCAGCTCGAAGTCACAAAGACGCTGCTGGAGCAGCAGGCCGCCTGGAACAAGGGCGACCTCGCCGCTTATGTGAACTTCTACAAGGGTGCGCCGGATACCATTGCGGTGCTCGCCGCGCCAGTGCATGGCCTGCAGAGCATCTACAACGCTTACCTCGTCAACTTTCCCAACGCCGCTGCGATGGGCTCGCTCGACGAGTCCGAGGTGAATGTGCGCGAGCTTGGCGATAACTTCGCGCTCGCCACCGGCAAGTATCAGCTCACGCGCAACAAGAAGGCCGGCGGCGATGCCATGGGGACCTTCACCGACATCCTTGAGAAGACAGACCGCGGCTGGCGGATTATCTACAGCTCCACCACATGA